In Mesoplodon densirostris isolate mMesDen1 chromosome 2, mMesDen1 primary haplotype, whole genome shotgun sequence, the DNA window gtccaggattaaaaacaaaaaattctagGAGCAGGGGGAGGCCAGGATTGTCACCGGGAAGCATGTTTATGGAAGCCTGTTGGTAAATTGCTTAAGGAGAAACCAAAAGGGATGGGACATCAACCTGCAGGCACCACTAGTTTGAAGtgacttattttttccttctgaataaATATTCACTTCCAACCTAAATCTACACTCATAATTTTACATGTTTTCTTACAGAGGGCCTCAAAATATAGTCCCCATAAAACCTGAATCTGTCTCTGATTTCTGAGGTCCAGAATGGTTCTTTGTTCTTTAAGAACTTTGTCCTGTGCTCCCCGAGGTTTTTAATTCACCCAGCACCAAGAGAGGCGACTCTCGGGCCCTCCCTCCAAACAGAACCAGCGGCAGGCACATGTTCAGCTGGAAATCTCCTTCCTTAGCCCCCAGGCCCGGGAACCCCTCGCTCACAAAGCGCGGTCCTGGGACCAGCCACCAGCCCTTGCTCCCTACTGCTCCCCAATGGCCCTTTGGTGACAAGACACCACGTGTGCACCTAGGGTGTGCCCTCTAGCGCCCTTCTCACGCTCCTGAAACCATTCAGAGTTTTATTATAGCTGCTTTAAGTGGCTGGGGCTTTGCCAGGGCCTCTCAAAACCCAGAGTGAAACCAGTTCCTCACTGGGAACCCTCAGAGGGTGGCTGCCTTCTCCCCAACATCAAGTGCCCGAGCAGCTCTCTGCAGCGTGGCCACCTGGCTGCACAGGGACGCACACACGCGCACAGGCACCCAGCaccccagagatgaacccacatGGGAAAGGGGCCAGGCAAAAAGTAAAACCAAGGGAAATAACACCATTGGGTGGGTTAGTTCTCTGGACCGGCTATAGcaagctggtgtgtgtgtgttttaaataacCGATTATTGCTTTAACAATCTcgtcactttatttttaattttttggctgtgccgcacggcatgtgggatcttcgttccccaaccagggatcaaaccggcgCCCCCTGAATTGGAaccgcagagtcttaaccactggaccaccagagaagtcccaccctggtgtgtttttaaaaagtaaatatgggggacttccctggtggctcagtgtttaagaatctgcctgccaatgcagggcacacgggtttgagccccattccgggaagatcccacatgccacagagcaactaagcccgtgtgccacaactactgaagccagcacgcctagagcctgtgctccacaagagaagccactgcagtgagaagcccacgcaccgcaacgaagagtatcccccactcactgcaactagagaaagcccacgcgcagcaacaaagaagacccaacacaaccaaaaattaattaattaaaaaatttttttaattaaaaaaaaattagggcttccctggtggcgcagtggttgagagtccgcctgccgatgcaggggacatgggttcgtgccctggtccaggaagatcccacatgccgcggagcagctgggcccgtgagccatggccgctgagcctgcgcatccggagcctgtgctccgcgacgggagaggccacaacactgagaggcctgcgtaccgcaaaaaaaaaaaaaaaaaaaaaaagaaagaaagaaaagaaaaattaaatatggagtcttccctggcagtccagtggttaagactctgcactgccaatgcagggggcatgggttcgatccctggtcggggaactaagatcccacatgccttgcggcaaggccaaaaaaaatttttttaataaataaaaagtaaatatggcTGCTTATTGATGTTTCGAGTAGGAGGTGGCTGCCTGCACATGATGGGGACGTGCCGCCGCTGTCTCCAGAGTGGTCACCCCAAAGCACGgtggcaaggattcttcaaagcCACAGATGTTTCCAGACGTTCCCTCAGGCTATGTTCATTCTGATCCTATTCCAGATAAACCAGTGGAAGACTCATCCCAAGCAGAGTAATTTGTAAATGTTTGTTAGAGGAGGAGTCCTTGGCAACCTGCTCTTTATCCTCGTGGAAACGAGATCTGCCTTCTCCAGATTAACTGGTGGCCGGGGACAGGTGGGGCCTGTCCCCAGCCTGAGCCTCCCCGACGGCTCAGTGCCCTGACTGTCCTTAGGTCATTGGACGATTTCACCCACTGGTTTATGAGACATGGGAGCCTTGCCTCTAACCAAGCATGATAACCAGACAGAGTTAGACTCAGTCACGGAACCAGAACAGAGAGGACATTGCAAGAGCTGTACACTGGGCACTCTGTGAGCCTTTATAAGGATCATTAAATGCCCCTGAGTGAGGCGGCTTCCCTCCCACGCAGAAGCAGCCCGCTCTGCCCTCGGCTCACCTTTGGCCATGAAACGGGGCTCTGGGAATACCTGGGGAGCTGCCAGGGGGAGGCGCCAGCAGGGGCCCTGTAGGGGAGGGATGTGGGCATCCCTATTTCACAAGCCCAACTCAGAGGACCGGCTGAGACCTTCTAGGCAGCCCTTGCACGTCCCTGCTGGGAAACTGGCTTCTCGCCTCAGGCCCAGAACCTCACCCACCCAGGCATGTCTCAGCTCCTTGCCAAGGGCTGGCTGGCCTCCGGCTCAGATCCCCAGAATGCCTGACCCTGTGTGTCACTGGCCTACCTACACGCCCCATCCCTGACTGCTTGTACTGTGGCTTGATTGGGGTCAGATCAACGAGAGTCATAGAGTTGGGGACCCAGATGGGGCTCAGAAGCAAGCAGTGGTCAAAAGGAGAGGGGCCTCTGGCTGGTCAGTTTTTACCGAATTTCGACCCATACTGAAAGTTCTTATTTAAAGGGACAAGGAGTCTGCCCAGTTTGTGCCGATGGATGGGAGTCCTTGACCCAAGGGGGAAACTTGAACTCTCGCGGCGAGCGTGGGCTTGTGGGCTACGTGCCCCGCTCCACTCGCTCCTGGCAGCTCAGGAAAGCAGGCTTGCGTTCCCAGGAACTGCCCTCCCTACTCTCCACACCCTTCCCCACATTTGTCCCGGGGAGCTCATGCTCTGGTGCAGCAGCTTTCCAAAGTGATATCAGGGCTTGGGGGACAGGAGTTGAGGCCACAGCCAGTCTGTCGGGGTTCAGTAGAGTGTAGGCCCGTCCCATCACCCGTTCGTTGGCTCACGATGTTTACTGAGGACCCACCACGAGCCGAGCTCCTTGGGGACAAAGCGGTACACTCAGCCCCAGCCTTGCCCCGCAGGAGCTTACAGTCCAGCCAGCTGGGCCCAGACAGGTGGTAGGACAGCCCACCTTGCTGGGGGCTCACCGTGCTGTCTTCACATTGACTTCTTCAGTAATGCCCACTGCTTCCCCACATCCTGCCACCAGAATCAGTGCCATGGTCATCATGGGTTTATGTGGCATAGCTCAATTTAGTGACACCTCCCCCATCAGCTCTATCTTCTTGCCCCTAGTACCCTGGTCCTAGTGCACAGGCTGTTGGACCGGGGACCGGGGGAAGGACTCGCAACCTCCCACAAATGCTCAGCGAATCCCCACAAGATGCTGGGAACACGACTGAGAGTGGGCCACAGATGCTCCGGCCTTCTCCTGGGCACCCACTGCTGGGATCCAcagcaccccaccaccaccactggaCCTTTGAAGGCTCTCTGGCTTCCATGGGGAAGAAAGAAGAGTCTTAAGAACAAGTTGCTTCCAGTTATCTGTCCTGACAGTAGCAGAGAGCAgttcaaaagagaaaatgagaaaggcgGATTCCTGTTCCTTGACCTGCCGTGTCACCCCTTGAATTTCTGCTGCTCCAGGACATGGGACCTGCTCACCTCACACTGGCACCAGCTCTGTGCTGGACCTGGGCCCTTCAAGGTGGCAGTCTTCCTCATTCTTGTCCCACCCCTTCACACCCCAAGACCACCTGGCCTGGTGTGTGGTACACAGGTGTTAACTTAATGCTTTGGGGAAATAAATCCTTCCCGAGACTACCTAAGGAAGCCCCCACCACCAGGGACACAGAGCCCTGGCTGCATCCTGTCCCTATAATTGGAAGCTTTAGGCAGGGAGCCCAGGAGTGAGGTCATGGCTCCCCAGCTTTCAGAGCCCATCAGGCCATTGCTGCTGTGTGCCCAGAGGTTACCAAGCTGAGCTGGAGAGAAGGCAGGTTCAAGCAGGGCTGGGAGAGTGGTGACTAGTCAGAGCAGCTTGCTGCACCTGGCTCAGGTGAGCTCCTGGCCCAGCCCTTGGGCTGGTGCCAGCGCTGGGGCAGGTGTGTGGGCTGCCCAGGCAGCAGTGGCTGGCCCAGCTCTGGAACCCTTCCACCAACTGGGGTGGGAGgctttttcttctccctgaagCCAGCCGCCCCTTCACCTCTAGCCCAGACACCCCAAGTTGGGGCTGAGAGCAGCCCTCTTATTTCCTGAGCCCCCATGGAGGTCATTCTGCCACACAGCTCACAAACATCCGGGTCTGGCCAGGCTGTAGGTACCAGGCTGGTCCCTCGTGGTGGGAAGGAAAGCCGCCACCAAGAGCTTCCTCAGTCTGTCCAGCATTCCTGGTCCCTCGCTGTCAGCAGGGCCCCGTGGACCGGCCAGGGGACTACCAGGGCCGCCAGAGGCCTGGGTCCCGAGGAGGCGCAGGTGGCGAGGGCGCGGGCGGTGGGGAGGGCGCGGGCGGGCCGCAGGAGTCCCCCGCGCGCCCGCCGTCGGGGGTGGCGCTGGCCGCCCTCCGGCGCAAGTGCTCCAGCAGGCGAGCGCTCACGGCGGGCTCCAGGACGCGGCGGGTGTGTTGCACGCAGGCCAGGCGCGCCAGGCAGGCTCGGTAGCCCTCGCGGTAGCTGTCGGAGGGCGCTGCGGACGGAGAGCGGCGTGAGGCGCGGGGTGGAGTGAGGGGCGCGGGGCGCGGAGCCGGGCCGGGGCGGGTCAGGGTCACTCACTGGGCGCTGCCGTCGGGCAGGAGGACGCAGGCAGCTCCTGCAGGAAGCACACGGTCATTTCCAGGATGTCCGCTTTCTCCAGCTTCGAGAAGCGGGAGCTCTGCGCCCGGCCACgaaggagagggacagagaaaggGACAAACAAGACAGAGCTCCGGCAGGCTGCCGTGAGTACCGCGCTCCCAGGAGCTGGTGCCGGGCCTGCCGTAGCCCGCGGTGGGTCATCTCCGCCGAGCCTGTCCTACCCGGGCTCA includes these proteins:
- the HES2 gene encoding transcription factor HES-2, whose amino-acid sequence is MGLPRRAGDPAELRKSLKPLLEKRRRARINESLSQLKGLILSLLGRESSRFSKLEKADILEMTVCFLQELPASSCPTAAPTPSDSYREGYRACLARLACVQHTRRVLEPAVSARLLEHLRRRAASATPDGGRAGDSCGPPAPSPPPAPSPPAPPRDPGLWRPW